The genomic region AGGAAAAATAAACATTGCCGTCATGGCGCGCTCTGAGGAGGATATTGAGGAAGGATTTTCCGTACCTCTCTGAATATTTCCAGAGCCTCTTCCGATGTTGAAAACACTCCCTCAATAGAATCATCATCAAGAACAAGGCGGAGCATGTAATAGCTGTGGCCCAGAACAGTAACCGTCCTGATATTCTTGACCGCTTTGATCCGGTCCCAGGTTAATTTCTGTACCGAATAAAGCCTGGTCCACCGTATCCCCTTAGCGTCTATTGTCAACCGCCCGAAAGTAATGGGAATCATTGGAACACAGCAAACCAGAAAAACAGCGATGGCAATCACGGAAAAGAACAGCTTACCGGGCAATTGCCAGGTCATAAAATGGGTAACGATATAATAGCAGCACCCGCCGCCCACAATACCGAAAACACACCACAAAAGCCGTATTTTAAACGGCCATTGCCAGTCGCTATACCGAGGAAGCGCCTGGATTACTTTTTCCTGAATCCCCGGTTCACTCACAATTCAACTTTCTTATCTTGCAAATGTGTTTTTTCTATTCACTCAGGAATAGAACTTTTCGATAGTCCCTTGGATTGTGCGCACAGCTTCAGGATGGGCCATGACCAGGATATCGGCGCCTGCCTGAAGGTACGCAGAAGCACAGGCGGTCTCCCAGAGCGGTCCACGTTTACTCACAGCACCCCATCCCGGAAGAATATCTTCATCGGCAAGGGCTTCTTTGACACGGTAGGTCTCCCCACCCACATCACAAATCTGCGGTGCGGCCATGAGTTTATCGCCTTTCAGACCCGTTATGCGGGCCCGTTCCAAAATGGTATAAACATAATCGAGGCCATATCCCAGAGCAGCGGTTGTCTGGTTCATGACAATATCGGAAAGCTCAAAACCGGCGTCCTGAAGTAAAATATTCACCTGTTTACCGATATTGATATCCACCGGAGCTTCGGCAATGATTTTGTGTTTGTCCGCCTTACAGATCGCAACAACCGTGCGGTAATTTGTTTCTTTGGCCGAACCGATCAGACAATTTTCTCCCTTTGCAGCTTGAGAACATTCCGGAAGTACCAGGTTATCCTTTTCATCATCACCACACCCCCAGATAATCAAGGGTACATCCACCGCCTTTAAAACATCGGCGACGGTCTGTGCACATTCTGCAGGAGACCGGTCGGCGTCATTGGGTTCAGCTCCAACCAGCCGAAGGCACAGGCAATCGAGTTTCAGTTCTTCAACACTTTTTTGCGCCCACTCAACCGGATTGTTTATTTCGGCGCCCACGGCGTCTTTCAAATAGTCCGACCAATCGGGAACAACATCGGCAATATATCCGGCGATAACCGGCTTGTGCGGATTTTCACCTTCAAAGGTCATGAATGGAAGGGTTGTCTGTCCGCCAACGGTTATTGTCGACTTCCGGGTACCTCCCTGATCTGCGGTTGCACCAATAGTGACTTCATTAATCCTGCTGCTCCATTTTTCTTTAACATCAACTATTTCCATTGTGACTCCTGACTTTATCCATGAGTGAAAAAATCGACTTCTTGGCTGTGGCATTCTGCAGTTCAAGCAATGATTTGCCGTTAAAAATAGCCTCTTCAACCACAGAATCGTAAGGGATATGCAAATCGGGTTTTAAATTCATATCCGAAAGCTTTGCTTCCATATCCGGCAAACGATCCTCTTTTACCATATTTGTAACAACATATTTGCTGCGAATCTGGTTCTGCAGGGTTTCGCTCAATATATTGATCCGGGACGCCGTCTCCAGGGAAATGGGATTATAATTAACCACCAGTATGAGGGCGTCGATATTGGACGTTGTCCTTCTGCTGATATGCTCCAGACCGGCCTCATTGTCAAAAACAACCCAGTTGTATGACGGCGCCAGGTCATGAGAAAACTTACGAATAAGATTGTTGAGCGAGCAGTAACATCCGGGCCCCTCGCCGCGCCCCATGGACAAGAGATCGAACCCGCGGGATTCTTCAATTATTTCGTGAAGCCCTGCCTGCATATACTCGGACTTGGACACTCCCGCAGGAATATTTTTCATCTCCCGGCGAACTTCTTCCCGAAGGTCACCGACAGTTCCCGCCGAATGCATCCCGAGTAATGTGCCAAGATTGGCGTCAGGATCGGCGTCAATCGCCAGTATGGGGGTCAACTCCTTTTCCAGTAAATACTGGATAACCAGGGCTGCAATAGTACTTTTTCCTGTGCCGCCTTTTCCGGCGACTGCAATTGTTTTCGGCATTATATCCATTCCTTTTTATTTATCATATGCAAATACTTCAATATCGGTGTGGGGAAGAAACATGGCTTTCTGAAATTCTTCCACGTAGTCATCCGCACCCATAAGGTCATAATAGGTTGTCTTTTCGGCAATAGCCCTTATTGCTTCCCAGGCTTCAATCGACAGGGCCGCCATGGATGCGCCTTTCAGCGAGGTATTGCCTGCAAAACGAACTTTTTCCAGGGCAACCGGTGGTAACAATCCGATTGCAACCGCATTGCCGATATCGAGATACCGCCCGAAAGAGCCGGCGATATAAAACCGGTCGATATCACTGCACGACAGATCCAGCCGCGAGGTTATAATATGTATAGCAGCGTAGATCGCCGCTTTTGCGGTAATGATATTCTCAATATCAACTTCGGTGATAAAGACGCCTTCCTCGCGCGATGATTCCCCGGGAGGAACAAGCACATACCGTTGTATGCCCTCTTTACTGCGAATTCGTTCGGTATCTTCACCAACGATTTTTCCCGAACGGTTGATCACCCCTTCTTTTAAAAGCACGGCAATTAAATCGATGATTCCCGAACCGCATATACCGGCAGGTTTGCAGTCACCAATACAGCTATAGGTGATCGAATCGTTTTCCGCAAAAACCCGCTCGACTGCTCCTGCCGTAGCGCGCATACCGCATTCGACACTGGCTCCTTCAAGCGCAGGTCCAGCCGACGCCGAACAGGCGATTAACCAGTCTTTGCTTCCAATAATCACTTCGCCATTGGTTCCGATATCGACCAGCAGTGATATTTCATCACTGGTATGCATTCCGGTAGCAAATATCCCGGCGGTAAGATCGCTTCCGACCCAGGAACTGATTCCGGGAAGACAATAGAGATATCCATGGTGATTTATCCCGACGCCCACCGAATGGGCGGCAACGGCTGGCGGCTTCAAACATGCGGCAATATAAGGTTCCCGTCGGATATTCTCCACCGGAAGGGCCAGCAGGAAATGCTCCATTGCAGTATTGCCGGCAATCACAACAGCATAGATATTATCGACGGCCACGGCATTGGCATCGGCCAGGCCCCCGATCAATTTGTTGATATCCCCGGCAATGTTATCCTGAAGGGTACCGATTCCCTTTCTCTCTGCGGAGATCAAACGAGCGGTTACTTCCTGACCATGAATATCCTGAGAATTAAATACCGCAGCGCCATCAATGACTTCCCCGGTGATCAGATCAATCAGGTTGGCGACCACGGTAGTGGTTCCGATATCAACTGCCACAGCATAACAGCTTTTCAGCGTTTTCTCTGCATCAACCGAAAGAATATCCCAATGGTCCAGGTTATATGCGGCAACAGCCGAAATCCTGTTTTCACCGCCCCTGATAAGCGGTGGAAGTACCTGGATTATCTCCAGCCCGGCCTGGAACTTTCCTGGGGCGACAACCGACTGCAGCGCTTGAGCAAATCGTGACCAGTCATCGTCGTTATTATCCAGCGAGGGTTCTTCCAGAGCAAGATTGTGCACAGTCACCAGGGGATTGCATTCCCGGGGGGTAAAATGTTCGAATCCATCTTCTCTACCGGGCCGTGCCTGTTCACTTCCCGCATGGCCGTCATCATCGATAACCGACTTGCCGACATCAACGATACAGTCTCCGAACACCTTCGTTATACAGGCAAGGACCACCCTTCCCGCAGTTGCATCTTTGTGGGGAAGAATGGTTACTTTACACTTACCACATGTCCCGTTTCCGCCGCAGACGGCATTCAACATTATTCCGGCTTCAACGGCGGCCTCGAGAAGTGTCGCGCCTTCGTCAACCCGTACAGTTGTTTTTGATGGAATAAATGTTACGGCATAGCTTGTCATAAGGATACTGATTATACTTCTCTATTTCCAGGCTTCATTGAGAAACGACGGAATCTTGCTCGCATTTTCAGGGCCGATCAGAACCTCTTTCCACTCCGAGGTCTCTTCGATCTCGGCCTTGTAGATAGGGAGTAGACCGGGAATAATGAGCTTGCGGTGTTTTACTTTATCTGCAAGTTTCTGCTCGTTAAATGCCTTGATAATTTTTTCTACCGAGATTTTGTCCCCTGCATAGGCATTGAGTACACCAAGGCCCTCAGTATCGACAACACTGATATAGGCAGGGATCTTGCTCCGCTCGACTTCGCCGGCGACACTGAAATAGGTAAGGGAAAAATTAGTTGTGAACAGCACCGGTGAATTCTCATCCGGCGAACCGATTTCATACACCCCGGCTTCGACCATGTTCGGTTTCTGGGGATCGGTATAGATATCCTGCACTACGGTCATAATCGAAATGAGTTCCGATGGTTCTACATTATCGATAATCACAATCCCTGCGTATTTTGCTGCAAAGGCTGATGTTGCTGAGCATTCCATACCGGTATTCTCTTCGTGCACATCCACACACGTCGGATATCCAAGGGCCTTGAAATTTTTCTTCAGTGCAGCGCGCCGGGCGATCGTCAAATTCTGCAATGCCTTTTGCCCCTCCCTGCCGTCAAAGGCAAGTACAATATCCTGCACTCCTTTGTTTTTCGCCTTTTCGGCGGCATCGGCAACTGTCTCGATGGAGTCGCCGCTCACGGTCATGGGACATTTAAGTTGTGCCGCTATTTCTGCAAAGGATTCGGCAGTCGAATTATCTGCACCGAACAGGAGCGGTTTGTTATCCTTAATACTCTCCGCAGCAGCTTTCATCGTTGCAGCATCTTTGGAAACAAGGATCAGAGGAACCGAGCATTTATCGGCGATACTCTTTGCCCGCCCCGAAGAATCATCGCACCCGTCAAGTTCTACCGCACAGAGTTCGACGTTCAGTTTCTGCCCCACCCGTTCGAATACGGAGGCGTTGATTTTTTCAACTTTCAAAAGAGCATCGTCAAGAGATAACGATGACCCGATTCTTACGGCAATAGCTGTTGGATGATGAAATTTCTCTTCATGACGAAACATCACGGTTTCCTGTCCGGTTGTAAATTGTTTTCCTGCGGGACCGATTTTCACCAGCCGCATGGGTGGTGTTGATGCATCCGCTAATGACGAACGGGCGTCATCGGATGCATGCGGACAGTCGGCCAGCGCCTTCTTCTTTGCAGCCACCTGCATCGCAAAGGCCATACAGGTAGGAAAACCGCACTCTTTACAATTTGTTTTCGGAAGACTTTTATAAATTTGCATTGCTGTTAAAGCCATTGTTCCTCCTGATATTGGGTATGGGTTGGGGGTAGAGTCAGGATGCCGGTTTGGGTTATCGTTAGGGGTAAAGTACTATTCCCTTCCTTAACGGCTTATTACTCTAACCCATCCTGATAAATGTACTGTATTTATTAAATTAATTTCTACTGCTCTCGTCGTTCGTCTTTGAATATGAACCATGGCACTCAGTTTGTAGCGTTGTCTTCCTGAGATGTCATAGTTCGTCATACGTTCTTCACAACTGGTCCCTGACCCTTGCTAAAACAACGGTTCCATTTCAAAAACCGGATGCTGTACTTCCTGTAGATATTCCATCAGTTTTTCGGGGTCTTCGGCATCTTTTTCGGTTGCTATTTTATCGAAAAGGTCGGTGATATTCTGTTGTTCGAGCATAGGACGAAGCCGGTCTTCAATTTCTTCTTTCAGATGCTGGGGCATCCATACAATCCGCTTGTGACCGCCATCGGCGGAGATGAATTTCGGACTGCTGATATAGAGTTTACCGATACCGATAAAACCGGGTGTCTGATGGCCGCCGCCGATCTGACCGGCGAGGGTTGAAAACCCCATACCCACCGGGGTCATTCCCTGAAAATCTCTGTCCACGATCATTATGCCGCTCACTTCAGGGACAATTGCCGCGATACATTCAAAACAGCCACAGGCCGTCATCGGATCTTCCATGATCGAATAGGCGTTGAAAACAGAGAGATTTCCATTGGATTTGAGTTCCACATAATCGTTGATATTTTCCCATTGCCCCTTAACAGAATCGACACACACCCCTTTAATCACCGGCTGGTTGGGACCGTGGGGATCGATCTGATGAGATGCTTTACAGTCGAGCCAGGTATAGGCGCCGCAGAGCCCCAACCGCTGAGGAGTGACAATACATACATGATTGGGTGCATAAGACTGACACAACATGCAGGAGTAAAAAGTATCCACATCCTCATCGGTCATGGTACCGATCTTGTCGTCACGTTCGTTGTAGATATCTCTGGCTGTACTCAGCAGTTTCGATGCTTTTTCGGCATCGGTTATCAGGGTGACCTGTACCCGGTCGAGAATTGCCGAGAATTCGGCCTGCATCTTGGCGGCCAGTATTTCTCCGAAATCCCGTACTTTAAAACCCTTTGCATGAGCATCTTTACTGATACGAACCCAGATGAAATGGCGTTGCCCCATATGGAAAATGCCGTTGGCGCAGGAGATAAACTCATGAATACGCCGTTCGAGAACCGATTCGAAATCCGGCTGAAATTCTCTCCCGGCGACTTCAACCAGGATACCGAGCGGATAAGCTTCACCTTCCTTCATCGAATCGACATCAGGGCCCACAACTTCAATTTTCCCGTTTTCGACTTCGTCCATACCCCGCATCCTGACAAGTTCGAATGCATCTGCATATTTTCCGCCGAACTGGACAAACATATCCTCTTTTCGAACCCGTTCACCTTCAAATCCCGCACCGTAGGGAACGGGAATCGGCACCTTGTCGATTTTAATCGTCATACCCCGGAGTTCGATTGCCCGGCTGATAATCTCATCGAGTTTGACATCGGCGATAACATGTTCGTAGGTGCAGATACCGGTAGGACGAATCTCTGGTATCGACATGTCGGATATGACCGGGAAGCCGAAATTTATCGCACCTGCAGCGGTGGCATATTTTTCATCGGTAATTACCTGTTCTTCATCGACTTCCTTATCTTTACCAAGAGCCATAACAAAGGCATGGACCCTGTTTTTATTATACATGAGAATTTCCCGTGCCGCGTTGAGATCGCCGGGCTCGATACCGCCGAATGTCATGGCCGAACGCGCGGCAAAATTGAGCGCATGGACCGCCGAGGTAACATCTTTACCGAAAGGGACTAAAAAGGTGTCCCAGTTCATTTCGATTTTTTCTTCGGCCAGCTGCTCGGCGATCGATTTTCCACTGCTGTTACCGGCCATAAAAACAAGAATGTTCCGTTCCTGGAGTCCCCGTACCAGATCGACCGCTTCCTGATTGGTGGGTGTATGCCCGACCAGCGCGGCAAATCCCGGCATGCGGCCGTCAACAAGCTTGATCCCCTGCAGCCGGAGAATACTGTCGTCGGTATACCCGAGCCAGATATCATCGACCGGCTGAGGACGGATAACATATTTGAGCACCTCGATAGTCTCTTCGGCCAGAAGGGTTGCAACCCCCGAATTGAGTGTTTCACCGAGATACGGAAGCCAGACTTCATCATCGGGTATATTCCCCAGTAATTTACGCGCTTCCTGCAGTGACAATTCCAGATCACCGAGTTTCTCTACCTGCTGTCCCAGAAAGAGCAGCATGATCGGAAGGTAATAGGCTGTATTGGGATAGGCGACCGGACAATCTTTTCCCTTGAGTTCAATCGCCCGTGCCAGTGATTCTTCCGCCTGTTCTACAAGCTTGTGTGCTCCTCGTATAGCTGCTGTTGCAATGATTTTAGACATGTGGTTCCCTCTATAGATTCAATATGATGATGGAAGCTGGAGTAATCCCGATTACACATCGGGACAGGTGGAAGAGCGGAGTGTCACTCCACTATCTTCTCTCTTAACTTTCAACTTTCAACCTTCATTCGATTTTCAACCTTCAACTCTCCCCAAACGCCTGTTCATAAATCATAGGCTTCAATTTCAGGGCTTTTCGTTTTGTATCGATATGTGCCAGCATGGCATGAGCGGCTTTTACCGGATCGAGTTCAAAGTGCCATTTTCCGCCCACATCCATTTCAATGCCATTTGTCAGGTATTCGGCAAGATTTTCGCTCCCCATGACCGGCAGGGGATGGCCGATTACCGTGAACACACCCGATGCTACAAAATAAGATCCGATCGCAACGGCTTTTTCCGACATCCATTCGGGTGCGGCTCCTGCGACGGGAAGATCACTCAAGTCTTCTCCCAACCCGC from Chitinivibrionales bacterium harbors:
- a CDS encoding acetyl-CoA decarbonylase/synthase complex subunit gamma, which encodes MALTAMQIYKSLPKTNCKECGFPTCMAFAMQVAAKKKALADCPHASDDARSSLADASTPPMRLVKIGPAGKQFTTGQETVMFRHEEKFHHPTAIAVRIGSSLSLDDALLKVEKINASVFERVGQKLNVELCAVELDGCDDSSGRAKSIADKCSVPLILVSKDAATMKAAAESIKDNKPLLFGADNSTAESFAEIAAQLKCPMTVSGDSIETVADAAEKAKNKGVQDIVLAFDGREGQKALQNLTIARRAALKKNFKALGYPTCVDVHEENTGMECSATSAFAAKYAGIVIIDNVEPSELISIMTVVQDIYTDPQKPNMVEAGVYEIGSPDENSPVLFTTNFSLTYFSVAGEVERSKIPAYISVVDTEGLGVLNAYAGDKISVEKIIKAFNEQKLADKVKHRKLIIPGLLPIYKAEIEETSEWKEVLIGPENASKIPSFLNEAWK
- a CDS encoding AAA family ATPase; the protein is MDIMPKTIAVAGKGGTGKSTIAALVIQYLLEKELTPILAIDADPDANLGTLLGMHSAGTVGDLREEVRREMKNIPAGVSKSEYMQAGLHEIIEESRGFDLLSMGRGEGPGCYCSLNNLIRKFSHDLAPSYNWVVFDNEAGLEHISRRTTSNIDALILVVNYNPISLETASRINILSETLQNQIRSKYVVTNMVKEDRLPDMEAKLSDMNLKPDLHIPYDSVVEEAIFNGKSLLELQNATAKKSIFSLMDKVRSHNGNS
- the cdhC gene encoding CO dehydrogenase/CO-methylating acetyl-CoA synthase complex subunit beta, with the translated sequence MSKIIATAAIRGAHKLVEQAEESLARAIELKGKDCPVAYPNTAYYLPIMLLFLGQQVEKLGDLELSLQEARKLLGNIPDDEVWLPYLGETLNSGVATLLAEETIEVLKYVIRPQPVDDIWLGYTDDSILRLQGIKLVDGRMPGFAALVGHTPTNQEAVDLVRGLQERNILVFMAGNSSGKSIAEQLAEEKIEMNWDTFLVPFGKDVTSAVHALNFAARSAMTFGGIEPGDLNAAREILMYNKNRVHAFVMALGKDKEVDEEQVITDEKYATAAGAINFGFPVISDMSIPEIRPTGICTYEHVIADVKLDEIISRAIELRGMTIKIDKVPIPVPYGAGFEGERVRKEDMFVQFGGKYADAFELVRMRGMDEVENGKIEVVGPDVDSMKEGEAYPLGILVEVAGREFQPDFESVLERRIHEFISCANGIFHMGQRHFIWVRISKDAHAKGFKVRDFGEILAAKMQAEFSAILDRVQVTLITDAEKASKLLSTARDIYNERDDKIGTMTDEDVDTFYSCMLCQSYAPNHVCIVTPQRLGLCGAYTWLDCKASHQIDPHGPNQPVIKGVCVDSVKGQWENINDYVELKSNGNLSVFNAYSIMEDPMTACGCFECIAAIVPEVSGIMIVDRDFQGMTPVGMGFSTLAGQIGGGHQTPGFIGIGKLYISSPKFISADGGHKRIVWMPQHLKEEIEDRLRPMLEQQNITDLFDKIATEKDAEDPEKLMEYLQEVQHPVFEMEPLF
- a CDS encoding acetyl-CoA decarbonylase/synthase complex subunit delta; its protein translation is MEIVDVKEKWSSRINEVTIGATADQGGTRKSTITVGGQTTLPFMTFEGENPHKPVIAGYIADVVPDWSDYLKDAVGAEINNPVEWAQKSVEELKLDCLCLRLVGAEPNDADRSPAECAQTVADVLKAVDVPLIIWGCGDDEKDNLVLPECSQAAKGENCLIGSAKETNYRTVVAICKADKHKIIAEAPVDINIGKQVNILLQDAGFELSDIVMNQTTAALGYGLDYVYTILERARITGLKGDKLMAAPQICDVGGETYRVKEALADEDILPGWGAVSKRGPLWETACASAYLQAGADILVMAHPEAVRTIQGTIEKFYS
- a CDS encoding DUF4445 domain-containing protein, with translation MTSYAVTFIPSKTTVRVDEGATLLEAAVEAGIMLNAVCGGNGTCGKCKVTILPHKDATAGRVVLACITKVFGDCIVDVGKSVIDDDGHAGSEQARPGREDGFEHFTPRECNPLVTVHNLALEEPSLDNNDDDWSRFAQALQSVVAPGKFQAGLEIIQVLPPLIRGGENRISAVAAYNLDHWDILSVDAEKTLKSCYAVAVDIGTTTVVANLIDLITGEVIDGAAVFNSQDIHGQEVTARLISAERKGIGTLQDNIAGDINKLIGGLADANAVAVDNIYAVVIAGNTAMEHFLLALPVENIRREPYIAACLKPPAVAAHSVGVGINHHGYLYCLPGISSWVGSDLTAGIFATGMHTSDEISLLVDIGTNGEVIIGSKDWLIACSASAGPALEGASVECGMRATAGAVERVFAENDSITYSCIGDCKPAGICGSGIIDLIAVLLKEGVINRSGKIVGEDTERIRSKEGIQRYVLVPPGESSREEGVFITEVDIENIITAKAAIYAAIHIITSRLDLSCSDIDRFYIAGSFGRYLDIGNAVAIGLLPPVALEKVRFAGNTSLKGASMAALSIEAWEAIRAIAEKTTYYDLMGADDYVEEFQKAMFLPHTDIEVFAYDK